The following are encoded in a window of Mustela nigripes isolate SB6536 chromosome 3, MUSNIG.SB6536, whole genome shotgun sequence genomic DNA:
- the LOC132013157 gene encoding large ribosomal subunit protein eL39-like — protein sequence MSSHKTFRIKRFLAKKQKQNRPIPQWIQMKTDNKIRYNSKRRHWRRTKLGL from the coding sequence ATGTCTTCTCACAAGACTTTCAGGATCAAGCGATTCCtggccaagaaacaaaagcagaatcgtCCCATTCCCCAGTGGATTCAGATGAAAACTGATAATAAAATCAGGTACAACTCCAAGAGGAGGCACTGGAGGAGAACCAAGCTGGGTCTCTAA